A window from Candidatus Tectomicrobia bacterium encodes these proteins:
- a CDS encoding alcohol dehydrogenase catalytic domain-containing protein, with translation MLALRFGRHGPAVEEIHVPRPGPGEALVRVRLAGVCATDLEILKGYMGFQGVLGHEFVGVVEGPAGHPLLGRRVVGEINCGCGACDWCASGLERHCPKRTVLGILGRAGAFAEFLALPERNLHEVPAGAADEAAVFCEPLAACFEPLAQRPELARSRVLVIGDGRLGLLQAQVLRRAGAEVAVLGRHPAKLSLLEGLGIARFTAPAEAGAEGRWPAVVEVTGTAGGFGLALSLTAPRGLLVLKSTVAAREPLDLAPAVIDEIEILGSRCGPFPPALEALALGAVRTAPMIHARFPLAEGLEALRRAGERGTLKVLLAP, from the coding sequence GCCCAGGCGAGGCGCTCGTGCGCGTGCGGCTGGCGGGCGTCTGCGCGACCGATCTGGAGATCCTGAAGGGGTACATGGGTTTCCAGGGCGTCCTGGGGCACGAGTTCGTGGGGGTGGTGGAGGGGCCGGCGGGCCATCCTTTGTTGGGCCGGCGGGTCGTCGGGGAGATCAACTGCGGCTGCGGGGCCTGTGATTGGTGCGCCTCGGGGCTCGAGCGCCACTGCCCGAAGCGGACGGTGCTCGGCATCCTGGGCCGGGCCGGAGCCTTCGCCGAGTTCCTCGCCCTGCCGGAGCGCAACCTGCATGAGGTCCCGGCGGGGGCGGCGGACGAGGCGGCCGTCTTCTGCGAGCCCCTCGCCGCCTGCTTCGAGCCGCTGGCGCAGCGGCCGGAGCTGGCCCGGAGCCGCGTCCTGGTGATCGGGGACGGGCGGCTGGGGCTGCTCCAGGCCCAGGTGCTCCGCCGGGCGGGGGCGGAGGTGGCCGTGCTGGGGCGCCACCCGGCGAAGCTGTCCCTCCTGGAGGGCCTGGGGATCGCCCGCTTCACCGCCCCGGCGGAGGCCGGGGCGGAGGGCCGCTGGCCCGCCGTGGTGGAGGTCACGGGGACGGCCGGGGGGTTCGGCCTGGCCCTCTCCCTCACCGCGCCGAGGGGGCTCCTGGTCCTGAAGAGCACCGTCGCCGCCCGGGAGCCCCTGGACCTGGCCCCGGCGGTGATCGACGAGATCGAGATTTTGGGCTCCCGCTGCGGGCCGTTCCCGCCCGCGCTGGAGGCCCTGGCCTTGGGGGCCGTCCGGACGGCCCCGATGATCCACGCCCGGTTCCCGCTGGCGGAGGGGCTCGAGGCCCTGCGGCGGGCCGGGGAGAGGGGGACGCTCAAGGTGCTCCTGGCGCCCTGA